Part of the Sodalinema gerasimenkoae IPPAS B-353 genome is shown below.
TGGTTTCGTCGCCGAGGCTTAACGGCTAAAGACTATATATTGAGCCTGATTCCGTCCGCTATTTTTAGCTTCATAGAGGGCCAAATCTGCTGGTTTGAGGAGGTCATTTAGAGTCACCTTTGATTGAGTGGCGGTGACCACTCCCAAACTTAGGGTACAATGTATCTGCTGATTTGGAATTGTGCTGTCAAAAATAGCCGTTTTCTCAACGGTATGGCGTAACGACTCAGTGCGATCGCGTACATCCGATGCTGAACAATTGGGTAGAACAATTAAAAATTCTTCCCCTCCCCAACGTCCGATGATGTCCCCAGGATACAATTGAGCCTGAAGTACGCTAACCACAGTTTTTAGGACGATATCTCCTACGTCATGACCGTAGGTATCATTGATTTTTTTGAAATAGTCAATATCAACCAAAATTAAACTTAACGGGTAATTTTTTCTGTTTTTTATATTTGTATTGATGCGCTCGGTGACAGCCCCTCGATTCAATACTTGGGTCAAAAAATCAGTCTCAGATAATAATTTTAAATCTGAGTACATCCGCTGACTGACCATCAAAACAAAAAAGCAATTGCGAAGAAAATCAATGACAAAGAGTGTCATAAATGTGAGCAAGTTGGCAAAGGAAGCATCAACGAGGCTTTGAGTTGTTCCATCGAGTATCAATAAACCCCTGAAAGAAGAAAGCAAAATGTCCGCCGCAAAAACAACGACCAGCGAATAAACAGTGAAATAAAAATAACTATGTTTGGATTTTAAGATGTAGCTAATAGTAATTGCACAAATTATAATATTTAGAGGAATCATAAAAAACTGACGCTCATTATAATTCGTGGCAATGTAGTTATGATAAATTTGTGAACTCAATAACGTTGCTGCTAGAAAAGCCCAAGTGAATTTAGTTGTTTTTCTCCCCAAGAATTGACCAATGGCGATCGCCCAAATTACTCGCGAGCCAATGATAAACGTATTGCTGATAAATCTCAGTGGGGGAACTTCCCAGCTAAACGTCAATAGTCCAATGATAAATGATAGGGAAGCCATGACGGTTCCTACCACATAGAGAGAAATCCCTTTATATTGATTGGCGACAACCCCCAGGGCAATAAGCACCCAGGCTTGCAGAAACGATGAGATGACGATCATAATCATCATCGTTTTTGGATCAAGGGAGAGAAATAGAGACATGGGATAACGAGGAGGAATAATCTGGTGCGTTACCGGTTATAACTGATAGTCTTTAGACTCAAAGGGTGACAAGGAGGCTATAAGCCAGATGGGTCAATTGTTTTGAGCTAAGGGCCGATCGCACCCCAAGGACAACGGCCTCGAAATCCCTACAATGGAGGAGGTGGTTTAGGGGAACAGAAGTATGGATCGTGCGTTGGCGGGTCGCTTAGGAACCTTTGGCGCGGCGGTGGTGGTAGGGGCGGCGGCCAGTGCGATCGCCCCCACCAGTCTTCCCCTCATTATCGCTGGAACAGCCCTGTCTGGCGTAGCCGGGGGGATTTTTGCCAATGATTTGGGGGCGATCGATAGCCAGTTCGGAGATCCCGATTTACGCAATGCTCATTTGACGCGGGCCGTGGGACGGGCGATCGCCATCGTCATTGAAACCCTGGCCCAAGACCACCAGGGGCGATCGCGCTTGGCCCTAGACGCATTAGCCCAAAGCGCCCGCCAGCACTGGTCGCACATCATCGCAGATATCCTGGGAAATCAGACCCCAGAGGGGTTATTTGAAGACAAATTAGCCGAGACTTACTTTGCCACAGCAGCAGAGAACTTTGAACAGATGCAGGCCTTAGACACTTGGCAAGAATGGCGACCTGTTGTTGACGCCTTGCGACCTAGGGCGCGGCGCTGGCTGCGTCAATCCTGGCGGGGGCGAGTGCGGCGCTGGCGCTCTGGCGGGGTGTATCCCTTAGCCACCTTGACTCCGACTCTTGTGGATACCCTGGCTCAACGCTTGCATGAACAGTTCCCCAAAGCCATCCGGGAAGTGTTAAAGCGGGATTTTGCTGAAGGAAAAGAAGCCTTTGCGGGGATGGTGTTTGACCTACTGGGGAACTTAACCGCCGGTCAGCAGGAGTTGGCGCAACAGTTGGCGGAGTGGCGGCAACAAACCCCCTCCCTCTCCCAAGCCATGGCCGACCAACTGACCGTGGAATTGCAACGATTAGAAGGGGTGATGCGGCAGGAGGGGAAAGAAACCCGCGACAGGGTAAAACAGGAACATGAAGAAACCCGCAACATTATCCGGGAAATTGTCAAAAAACCAAGCCCCCAAATCGCCAACCCTCCCTCAAACCTTCTTCGCTACCGTCGCACCGTTCCCAAATTTGTCGGGCGGGAGGTGGCGATTGCCCAATTGAGCGCCTTGTTCGCCCAAGTCGATCAGGTGGCGATCGCGGCGGCGCTGTCGGGGATGGGGGGACTGGGGAAAACCGAGTTAGCCTGGCAATGGGCGCAGCAGGAATATGAGGCGGGGAATTTTCCCGGTGGAGTGGTCTGGTTGGACATGGTGGCGGGGAATCCGGGAGAGCAGTTAGTGCTGTTTTATCAGACCGAGTTTGCCCTAGACATCCCGGCGGAGTTGACGACGGTGGCGCAGCGGCTGGCCTATTGTTGGCAGCATTGGCCTCGGGAGGGGGCGGTGTTGTTGGTGTTGGATGATGTGGTGCGGGAGCGGGATGGGGCGAAGTTGTCCATGTTTCGTCCTGGGGGACAGTTTCGGGTGTTGTGGACGACGCGAGAACGGTGTACGGGGGTGCAAGATTACCGCTTGGATACGCTGTCCGATGAGGCGGCGCGGGAGTTGTTGACTGGCTACCTTGAGGCGGCGCGGTTGGAGGCGGAACCGGAGGCCCTGACAGAGTTGTTGCGCTGGTTTGACGGGTTGCCCTTGGGGTTGGAGTTGGCGGCGCGTTATTTGGCGTTGGATGAGTTTTTATCAATTGGGGAGTATCTGCGAGGGTTACATCTGACCCATGACTCCCTTGATGCAATAGTTGAGATGGGCTATCCCTTGAAATTCTGGCAGAACTGGGCTATTCCCTACGAAAAACTCAGCTTGAACTTCCTCAAGCTGAACTCGATCGCATCCCCCTCCAACAGCTCAAACACAGCCTAGAACAGCGGCTTCCCTATGTCAGTCTAACCAGTGAAGCCGCTCGCCGAGAGGTTCTGATTGCGCCAATTGTTTTAACCCTGATTGACTACACCCAAGCTCAACTCAGAATTGAATACACCATTCGAGTTTCTGACCAACTTAAAGGCTCCCTAGACTACTATCTCCAGAGTCAAAATAGCCTCCTGATTATTGAAGCTAAAAATGCTGATCTGGCTCGGGGATTCACGCAATTGGCGGCAGAATTGATTGCCCTTGACCAATGGCTTGATTCCGATACTCGCCCCCTCTATGGGGTCGTGTCAACTGGGGATATCTGGCAGTTTGGACGCTTAAATCGCCAACAGCATCAGATTGAGCAAGACCTCAGTTTATATCGAGTTCCCACTGACTTGGAAGACCTCTTCCCCATCCTAATCGCTATTCTGACTGGGATAGGGTGAGTTTCACTCAAATGCTCTGTTTTCCAAGACATCCCTAAAACTGAATCCCCACACCTCCTTGAAGAGAAAATCCCGTGCGGTTGGTGTCTTCATAGGCATCAAAGGCAATAATGGCATTACCAAAAACCACCAAATTACTGTTAGGAAAGGTGCGATCAATTCCCGGTTGCAAGACAAAACTGGTGGTATTGCCAACCGGTGTGTCTTCATTGCCCGTAAACGCTACCCCAGCACCAATATAGGCATCCGTTTCCCAGTTAATGGGGATATCATAGGAAACCGTGGGAACAATAGCAATGCCATTTCCCGCTAACACCTGGGTTCGTAGGGAAATCGGTACTTCTAAAAGTCGATAGCGGAAAGCCACAACTCCCGACGCTCCTCCTCCCTCTTGTAGGCCGACACTTCCACCCACTCCAACATAACTTCCATAGGCCGCTTGGGCGATCGCCCCCTCAGCGGACAAACCTACCCCCGTCAGAGACAGGATAAGGCTCCCCAGTCCATAGACAGACCATTGTTTGAGTCCTTTCATCGCGCTTCTATCCTCACACCAAAACGAACACCCCCGAATTCTAACAAATCGGAGGTTGAGGTGAAGATAATCCAACTAAATTCTCAAGTGGGCAATTTAATTGCAACCAAAAAGCCCGTGACGAGACTTGAACTCGTGACCTCACCCTTACCAAGGGTGTGCTCTACCGCTGAGCTACACGGGCAAATAGGATGGGCCGAGCTGGATTCGAACCAGCGTAGGCGTAGCCAGTGGATTTACAGTCCACCCCCATTAACCACTCGGGCATCGACCCATGACTATTTGATTCTGTGGGCCGCTTTCGCGCTCACAGATTTATATCTTAGCACAAGCATTTGTAAATGCAACCCCTTTTGGCAAAAAATCTGGAAAATCTCCAGAATCTTAGGGGCTGGGGGCGTGAGGACCTCAACACTAGGGGAGAAAGGGGGGGTCATCGGAGGGAGGTGGCCCGGGCGCTCGTTTTGGCTTGGGTTTGGGAGGGGTGGGAGGAGTGGCAGGGCGACGTTTGACTTTCGCGCGTTTGGCGGTTTTGCCCATCCCTCGGCCGAGGAAGGCGATATTGAGGTAGCAGGTTGAGAGCATGATACTGGTTAAGCCGAAGCGAGCGATGGACTTCCAAGCCCCAAATCGCGATCGCTCTTTGGCCCGACTGCTGCGAGCTTGGACCCGTTCGACTAAACTGGTACGCAAGGTTTGGATTTGCCGGTCAATACTGTCGGGATTTTCAATAAACTCCTGAAACTGAGCCAACTGCTCCTCATTTAACGGTTCATCGCCCAGAAAATCCTGTAAGAGGGTTTCAGTATCCTCATCACGTTCAATAATCCCGAGATAAAGTTGCTGCTGCTGCTGCAATTGCAGTTCAATTTGTTCTAAACTTTCGTTGGCTTCTCGGTCAATGCGAGCAATGGCTTGCTGACTGGAGACTAACGCCGCTAGGGCATGACCGGGAATGAGAATCAGAAAAATTAACCCCAAAATTAAGGACAGCCGAAAAGTTCGCTTTTTGGTGGTTTGAATCCAGGTATCGGTCTCAGTCGCTGCCCCACTCACCACTTCACAGGCAATTCCCGCCAGCAGTGCGGCAACTCCAATCAAAGGGATAATGCCCTGCTGAATGATTTGTGTCGTTAGATTGAGCCACCAGCTCGGACTACCCGCGTCAGGGGGCACAATCAGTAAAATAAAGTTGAGCAGGGTAATCAGAATCAGAACCGTTCCTGCCAGTTTGAGACCTCTTGAGGCAAGTGCTAGACTGGTCTTAGATTCTTTAGACTTCATGATCAATCAATAGGTATCCTAGACATTCGAAATGGCGTTAGCCTTACTTTGACGGCCGTTAAATTATGCTGAACCGCTACCATCTTACGCGTTGATCTTGCGATCGCCCCCAGATACCCCTCATCTTTAGAACTTTACAAAAAAACCATATAAATCTCTGGATTCTTCACCATATCTTTACAAAAGATAGGTTTGACTGAGGGGGGGGGAAAGGCTAAGCTGGAAGCAGCCCCAACCTTGGTATTAATTTTACCGGTTCTGAAGGGTCACAAAAACCTCGAAGTCATTCAGTAAAAATACGGTAAGTTTTCAGGGCTAACCAGCAAGATAACGTCGGTGTAAACCCATAAGCGTCAAAGTAAACGTCATGAAAAGACAACTAGCAATTTTAGCCTCAAGTCTTGTGGTGGGGGTTGGGGCGATCGCCGTAGCACCCGTCCAAGCACTCCCCATCTTCGGCACGGAAAGTCACCACGAACTTGAAGACATCCTCAATGAAGAGGTTCAGTTAAGTGGCGAGCAGCAGGGAACCCTAATTGGGGTCGCCGGCTTGTTAGAGATGGATAGCACAGCGTTATTAAATAGCCCTGACGCGATGAACTCTCTGTTTGATGGAGAAAGCGTCGATCCGAGTCAACCCCCGACGGGCCCCCTCGTCATTAATCACGAAGCTAGTGGTTGTTCCGTGGATGCCGGATGTGCTCTCAAAGCCATTGGCCTAGTGAACACCCTCAAATGTGGCGCTTCGGGCATGGACCCCGAAGCCTGGGCCTCCTGTCTGCAAGATACGGACTATGATGCCTACATCGCTGCCAGCGCTTGCACTTGGGGGTCTTGCCCCGGATTTGCCCTGGCGGAAGATGGGGTCTATGCTTGTGCCGAACCCACGGGACTGAGTGTTTTCGCTGCTTTAAATTAAACTCACACTCGACAGCTCGTGTCTTCAGCCTAAGCGATCTCATCGCCTCGACTCTGAATCGGGATCTCGCGATCCCCTCCATACCTCTTCTAGCCAAGAAGGGGTATTTTTTTGGGAGTTTGCGGTAGGTTGGAAAGTAGTTGAACGTTCAAGTGTATTTATATAGCCCCGATGACAAACCCCTTTGGACAGCAGATTCAGGACTTCTATGACGCTTCGACAGAACTCTGGGAGGAGGTTTGGGGCGAACACTTACACCATGGCTACTACGGCGATCGCAATCCCCGAAGCCTAGACCGACGACAGGCCCAGATTGACCTGATCGATCGCCTCCTGGACTGGGTACAGGCTAGCGGAAACGCGGCCCCTCTCAACGAACAGAGTCAAGTCCTCGATGTCGGCTGTGGCGTGGGTGGAAGTAGTCTCCACTTATGGCAGAAATTCCACTGTCGGGCCACGGGAATCACCCTCAGTCCCGTTCAGGCCCGCCGGGCCACCGAGCGATCGCAGCAAGCCGGGGCCAGCAGTTCCCTCGGCTTCCTAGTGGCCGACGCGTTGGGGGTTCCCTTTGCAGACGAAACGTTTGACTGGATCTGGTCCCTCGAAAGCGGCGAACATATGCCCGACAAAACCCGCTTTTTAGAGGAATGTTACCGTCTCCTCAAACCCGGTGGAACCCTGATGTTGGCCACCTGGTGTCATCGTCCCCTAGATTCCGGACGTTTGTCAGCGGCGGAAGTCGAGCATTTGCGGCAACTCTATCAGGTTTATCATTTACCCTATGTGATTTCCCTGCCTGACTATGACGCGATCGCCGAGGGGATTGGCTTTGAGAACGTACAAACCGAGGATTGGTCAACCGCCGTGGCCCCCTTCTGGGATGTCGTCATGGACTCCGCCTTAGATCCCAAGGTGATTTTGGGGGTTCTCTTATCCGGTTGGGAGACCATTCAGGGGGCTTTGGCCATGAATTTGATGCGAGATGGCTATAAGAGTGGGTTAGTCCGTTATGGGGTTCTCAGTGGCAGAAAACCCCTAGAAGCCTAAGTTAACCAGAAACCATCAGTCACAGCGTCAGGAGGATCAATGGAATCGCGATCGCACCCCTTAGCCACATCATTTGCACAACGACTTTCTGCCCTATGGCGGTTTAGTCGTCCCCATACCATTATCGGCACAACCCTCAGTGTTTGGGGGCTGTTTGCCATCAGCCAAGCGGGGTCGTGGCCCACCTCCCCGGAATGGCGATCGCTACTTTGGGCTTGGTTGGCCTGTTTAGGGGGAAACCTCTATATTGTGGGCTTAAATCAACTCGAAGACATCGATATTGATCGCATCAATAAGCCCACGTTACCCCTGGCCTCGGGAGAATTTAGCCCCCGCCAGGGATGGACGATTGTCGCCCTTTCGGGACTGGGGGCGATCGCCCTGGCTTGGACTCAAGGCCAATGGCTATTCGCGACGGTTGCCATTAGTTTACTCATCGGAACTGCCTATTCAATTCCCCCCATTCGTCTCAAACGCTTTCCCTTTTGGGCCTCATTTTGCATTTTTACCGTGCGCGGGATGATTGTAAACGTAGGGCTGTTCCTGCATTTTCAGGGCGGATTTCCCATTATTCCCGAAGTCTGGGCCTTAACGGTGTTTGTCCTCATCTTCACCTTTGCTATTGCTATTTTTAAGGATATTCCCGACTTAGAAGGAGACAAACGCTATCAAATTAGCACCCTAACCCTGCGTCTCGGGGCCCCAGCCGTCGCCCGCTTAGCCCTCATCACCATTTCTATCTGTGACCTCTTGATGGTGGTAGCTGGCTTTACCCTTCTCACCGACATGAATGGGCCACTTCTTGCGGCCATTCATTTGCTGTTGTTGGCCCTTTTGTGGTTCCGTCGTCGGACTTTGGACTTGGGCGATCGCACCTCCATCGCTGCCTTTTATCAATTTATTTGGAAGCTCTTTTTTCTGGAATATCTGGTGTTTCCTTTAACCTATGTTGTCGTTAATTCTTGACCATAACTTGTGCTTTTTGTTAAGCTAAAGAGATTTCAACTCCGCCCGAACTAGAACAGCCGTAATATTATCCCGCCCATTTTCCTGATTCGCCAAATCAATCAACTCCTGAGGTGCAAAATTGAGATTCGATGAGACCGCCAAATAGGGTTTGAGGTGAGTTTTCCAATGGAGTTCCACCAAACTGCGATCGGTGAGGCCATCAGACGCCAACAGAAACAGGGTGTTTTCCAGAACCGGTAAAAAGCGGATATCTGGCCGAACCGACTCCCGGGGCCCGAGGGCTTGGGTGAGTTGATAGGCTTGAGGGGTTTGATAGGCCAGCGCCGGATCAACCCCCTGGGCGATAGATTGTTGTCCCAACTCATGATCGCGCGTTAACAGTTCCAACCCTCCCGAGACCGTCAAGCGATAGAGGCGAGAATCCCCCACATGGGCGATCGCCGCCTGATTTCCATCGAGGAGTAACATCACCAGAGTTGTTCCCATGCGGCGATTTCCCCGGCGGCCTTGATCCTGATTTAACTGATAAATTGCCGTATTCGCCGCCGCGATCGCCTCATTAATCCGCCATTGTTCCGGGAAGGCCTCATCCCAATAGGGAAGAATGCGATCGGCCACCGTTTCAATGGCGATCGCACTGGCCACATCGCCCCCCTCATGGCCCCCCATCCCATCACAAAGAATATAAAGGCCTCGCGCCGACTCCGTCCGTGAATTGGGGGTTTCCCGTTGATGTTGTCGTAACCACAACAGAAACGTATCCTCATTATGACGACGTTGGCGGCCGATATCCGTCTGTCCCGCATGAGTCAATTGAATCGTAGGGATAATCGGGGCCGTGACCGTGAGATCTTCCTCGGCGAAATTCCAACCCGTGGGATCATCATCATCCTCATCCTCGTTCACCAACTGGGGTTGTAGAGAATCCAAAAGCTGATCGAGGTGCGATCGCAACCGTTCCGGCGAGGCAATCTGTCCCTGTTGTAACCGTTGAATTAATTGGGCGATGTCCAGATGAGGTGACATCTCAGAAAAGCGAAATAACTGACTCCAAGTCTCTCCCAACTGTTTCAACGACACCTCATGATCCACCGTTTCTAGATGGAGGCGTTGCAAACATAACAGATCGTCATCATCCAACAGGAGATTATCCAATTGCATCAAACTCGGGCGGCCCGCCAACTCCGTCAGCAATATCCATAAATCTGTCATCTGATACATCCAATGGAGTTGCTGAAGCGCCACCTCCTGGCGTTTCGAGGATTGCTTCACCTGCCAACCCTCAATCAGAGGCAACAACGACGAGCGATCCTCCAAGAGAACGATGGCATACTGCTCATTTTCCCAGGCATCATGGAGTCGTGGCAGGGCCGAGTTAGTCGCACAATAGGGATGAATATAGGGTTCGGCCAGATCGGGGATTGACCGTAGCGATTCCCCCGCTATAGACCGATAGTAGGGGGACTCCGCTGGCGTTTGATCAGAAACCTGAACCTCAATATCGCCCCAGTCATTTAAAACTGGACGTTTGAGAGGACGATAGCGACGTTGGGGGTCGAGATAAACCGGAAGCGTCATCCCGCCACCGTCAGCTTTAGGGATGAGGATAGCAAACCAAATCATGGGGACTCAGGGTGTTGATCGCGACGAAGACGACTGTTCCTTACTATCTTCCCTCACTTGTTGAATTTCCAGGGGAGTCAACTCTCGCCATTGTCCCGGTTGTAGGCCCTCCAGAGTTAATCGGAGACTGCGAACCCGAATCAAGCGTAAGGTGGGAAAGCCAACCGCCGCCGTCATCCGCCGGACTTGACGATTGCGCCCTTCCGTCAAGGTGATTTCCAGCCAGTCCGTGGGAACCGTTTTACGATAGCGAATCGGTGGGTCCCGTGGCGGGAGATCAGGGGGATTGGGAAGTCGTTGGACTTGGGCCGGACGAGTGGTATAGCCGCGAATCATCACCCCCCGACGTAACGCTTCTAGGGCCGCCTCATCGGGAGTCCGTTCTACTTGTACCCAATAGGTGCGCGGTTTGGCAAACTTGGGGTCCGTCAGACGATGCTTCAGCGGCCCATCATTAGTTAACAACAGCAGGCCCTCACTGTCGCGATCGAGACGACCCACAGAATAGACCCCGGGAATCGGGATATAGTCCTTTAAGGTCGCGCGAGGAGTGGCACTGTTGTCGGTAAACTGACACAGCACATCGTAGGGCTTATAAAAGAGAATATAGCGATACTGAACATTCACGTTAAAAGGGGACACCCGGATTCGAACCGGGGAATGGAAGATTTGCAGTCTTCTGCCTTACCGCTTGGCCATGTCCCCATGCCTCTAGCTTTGCCATCCTAACATATCATGGCTCAACCCTGGCAACTTTTTTGACGAATTCTCTCAAGCTGCGATCGCGGTTTCCCAGACACCCAAGATTCCCACTGAGGATACACCGGTAAACGGGAACGCAACTGCCAACCCGCCGGTTGCAAAATCTCATGCAGCCGTTGACATTGCCAATGGGGATAATCTGGATTCACCTCATCACGGGGGCCAATCCCCCCCAAATCCTGGGCCCCAGCCGCCAGACAAGCCAAGAGAATCTCAGGCGTCTCCACTAAATTCGGAGGAATCTGCAACGTTACTTCTGGCGGTAGAATATCCCGGGCCAACGCCACCACCTCCGGAAGTTGCGGCAACTGAAACGCCTCAACCGCCGACTCCTGACGCTGGCCCAAACGATGAGGTTGCAGAATCACCTCCTGGATATGGCCCCAGCGATGGTGAATCCGGGCAATTTCCATCAAGCTATTCTGGCAATCCTTAGTCGTCTCACCAATTCCCAACAACAATCCTGTGGTAAAAGGAATCCGCAACTTACCCGCCAGTTCCAACTGTAAAATGCGCCGTTCCGGTTGTTTACTCGGCGCGTGACGGTGAAACGTCTCTAGCAGTTTGGGGGTAACCTGTTCCAGCATCAACCCCATCGAAACATTGACGGTTTTCAAACTCGCCATTTCCCCCTCACTCAGAGGGCCAACATTGGTATGAGGCAGAAAGCCCAAAGACAGGGCCAACTGACAGAGATTAAAAATCCGTTGAAACCAGAGGCCTCGTCGCGGATGCTGTGGATGAACCTCACCACTGAGAATCAGAATCTCCGTCACCTGCGGCCCCACTCCATCCCGCAAAGACTGCAAAATCTCCCGTCCCCGGGCCAAACTCATCCAATCATCCTCTCCCGGTTCCCGACGAAAGTTGCAATAACTACAGCGATTAAAACACTCATAGGTGGGAACCAACGTATACGCCGGACTATAGGTTACCGTCTTCACCATGACCCATTATTTACCTGTTGCCTGTTGCCTGTTGCCTATTGCCTTCTTCCCCCTACTGCCTACTGCCTACTCTCCCCTATTCCCTGTTCCCTGTTCCCTTCTCCCCCCGACAAAGCCGAAACCCCGCAAACACCTCTCGAACCTGAGGAGAATACCAATTGCGGAAACTATTACGAAGGGCCCAGGGGCGAGTGGTCCAACTTCCTCCCCGTAACCCATAATGCTGGCCATCAAAATAGCTTTGAGAATACCCGGAATAGGGGAAGAACTCAAACCCCTGATAACCATCAAAGGTGGTTGATGTCCATTCCCACACATTCCCTAACATATCCTCGATACCCCAAGGACTGCAATGATCCTGATAGGCATGAACCGGCGTGATGCCCCCCATGAGGCGATGATGATTGCAATGATGAGGTTGGGGGAGGTCCGTGCCCCAAGGATAGGGCTGATGGCAATGTTGCTGGGGATTCCAACTAGCGGCCTTTTCCCATTCGGCTTCAGTGGGGAGTCGTTTGCCGACAAAGTTGGCGTAGGCGTTGGCTTCATACCAACTCACCCCACAGACGGGATAATGGTCAAACTCTGACCCGTCAGCCTCGGGCCAATAGAGGGGTTGGCGGATGGTATGGTGGCGGATAAACTGCCAACCGGCGGCAGACCAATAGTCGCGGTTGTCGTAGCCCCCCACCTCGATAAAGCGACGGTATTGGCCACAGGTGACGGGGTAGCGGTCAATATGATACTCGTCAAGATGGTTGAGAAAGGCGGGCTGTTCGTTGTCTAGGGCATTCTCGTTGCTATTGCCCTGGAGAAAGGCTCCTGCGGGAATTTTGATGGTTTCGGGGTTGAGAGGGGTCGAGGCGGCAGGATGAGCACGATAGAGGGAGCTACGTTGATGTAATGCCTCGACGATCGCCATGGTTTCACTATGTTGGCTTTCATGTTGCAGGATAAACCACCAGAGGCGGGCTTGGTCTTGGAGGGGGGCGCGAGGGAGATAATCTAACACCTGTTGGCGAATCTGTTGCAGATAATCGCAGGTGTCGGCGAGGCTGGGGAGTTGTTGCCGTTGCTGTTTGGGTAGGCCATCGGCGGCATAGAGGCGATGATATTGGGGCTGTTGGGGAGTGCGTCCGGCACAATGACGCAATAGCCAGAGTTCTTCGGTGAAGCCAATATGTCCTAGATGCCAACCGATGGGGCTAAAGTCGGGATGGGCTTGGGAGTAATAGAGGCGATCGCCCAGGGATTGAACTTGATCTAGGGTGGCTTGACGACAGGCGATGAGGGCTTCCTGGAGGGCCAGGGTTGGGGAAGGTTGGGAAACGAGTGACATTAGGGGTTCAAGACGGTCCACTGAGGCCCTTGATTGGGGTTGATAGTTAAGATACTGCTTGGGGCGAAGGCTTGCCAGTTTCCGGGAAAAATGGGTTCGGAGGCGATGAGGTGACTTCCATCCTGTTGCAGGTAATAGAGACTGGGGGGGGCGGTGTTGACGGCGAAGCGACAGGCGATGAGGTGTTGTCCGTCACTCAGGACGAGGTTGGCGGAGAGTTGACTGTTATGGGCCATGGCCAATTCCTGAAAGTCCTTTAGGGCGGTTTTGAGGGTTTGGCTGAGGGGCTGCTGGGGCGTTTCGTCCTGTAACTGCATCAGATAGGCAAACAGATGTTCTGAGTCGGTACTGCCGTTGATGAGTTCATAGTAGGGGCTACGGAGGCGATCGCGCAGGGGACGATAGAGACGCTGACGAAATTGGGGAATGGCCCCGTTATGGATAAAGGACCAGTTGTCATGGCTGAAGGGCTGGCCGTTACTTAAATCAAGGGCCTGTCCTGGGGTGGCACTACGCACATAAGCCAAGATACAGTCGGAGTGAATGTAGTGACTGAGGGAGGAGAGGTTAATGTCACTCCAGATGGGCAGGAGACTTTTGTAGATGAAGGGTTGGTCTTGTTGGCGGCGATCGTACCAGCTAAAGCCATAACCGTCGGCGTTGAGTAGGCCGGCGGTCATTTCTTGGGGTTGATAGCTTTGGACGACTAGGGAATGGGGGGGCTGACAAAGGAGGGAAT
Proteins encoded:
- the egtC gene encoding ergothioneine biosynthesis protein EgtC, which produces MCRLLAYLGSPVSLHSLLCQPPHSLVVQSYQPQEMTAGLLNADGYGFSWYDRRQQDQPFIYKSLLPIWSDINLSSLSHYIHSDCILAYVRSATPGQALDLSNGQPFSHDNWSFIHNGAIPQFRQRLYRPLRDRLRSPYYELINGSTDSEHLFAYLMQLQDETPQQPLSQTLKTALKDFQELAMAHNSQLSANLVLSDGQHLIACRFAVNTAPPSLYYLQQDGSHLIASEPIFPGNWQAFAPSSILTINPNQGPQWTVLNP
- a CDS encoding SUMF1/EgtB/PvdO family nonheme iron enzyme, which gives rise to MSLVSQPSPTLALQEALIACRQATLDQVQSLGDRLYYSQAHPDFSPIGWHLGHIGFTEELWLLRHCAGRTPQQPQYHRLYAADGLPKQQRQQLPSLADTCDYLQQIRQQVLDYLPRAPLQDQARLWWFILQHESQHSETMAIVEALHQRSSLYRAHPAASTPLNPETIKIPAGAFLQGNSNENALDNEQPAFLNHLDEYHIDRYPVTCGQYRRFIEVGGYDNRDYWSAAGWQFIRHHTIRQPLYWPEADGSEFDHYPVCGVSWYEANAYANFVGKRLPTEAEWEKAASWNPQQHCHQPYPWGTDLPQPHHCNHHRLMGGITPVHAYQDHCSPWGIEDMLGNVWEWTSTTFDGYQGFEFFPYSGYSQSYFDGQHYGLRGGSWTTRPWALRNSFRNWYSPQVREVFAGFRLCRGEKGTGNRE
- a CDS encoding pseudouridine synthase, whose protein sequence is MSPFNVNVQYRYILFYKPYDVLCQFTDNSATPRATLKDYIPIPGVYSVGRLDRDSEGLLLLTNDGPLKHRLTDPKFAKPRTYWVQVERTPDEAALEALRRGVMIRGYTTRPAQVQRLPNPPDLPPRDPPIRYRKTVPTDWLEITLTEGRNRQVRRMTAAVGFPTLRLIRVRSLRLTLEGLQPGQWRELTPLEIQQVREDSKEQSSSSRSTP
- the cofG gene encoding 7,8-didemethyl-8-hydroxy-5-deazariboflavin synthase subunit CofG, whose translation is MVKTVTYSPAYTLVPTYECFNRCSYCNFRREPGEDDWMSLARGREILQSLRDGVGPQVTEILILSGEVHPQHPRRGLWFQRIFNLCQLALSLGFLPHTNVGPLSEGEMASLKTVNVSMGLMLEQVTPKLLETFHRHAPSKQPERRILQLELAGKLRIPFTTGLLLGIGETTKDCQNSLMEIARIHHRWGHIQEVILQPHRLGQRQESAVEAFQLPQLPEVVALARDILPPEVTLQIPPNLVETPEILLACLAAGAQDLGGIGPRDEVNPDYPHWQCQRLHEILQPAGWQLRSRLPVYPQWESWVSGKPRSQLERIRQKSCQG
- a CDS encoding serine/threonine phosphatase; translation: MIWFAILIPKADGGGMTLPVYLDPQRRYRPLKRPVLNDWGDIEVQVSDQTPAESPYYRSIAGESLRSIPDLAEPYIHPYCATNSALPRLHDAWENEQYAIVLLEDRSSLLPLIEGWQVKQSSKRQEVALQQLHWMYQMTDLWILLTELAGRPSLMQLDNLLLDDDDLLCLQRLHLETVDHEVSLKQLGETWSQLFRFSEMSPHLDIAQLIQRLQQGQIASPERLRSHLDQLLDSLQPQLVNEDEDDDDPTGWNFAEEDLTVTAPIIPTIQLTHAGQTDIGRQRRHNEDTFLLWLRQHQRETPNSRTESARGLYILCDGMGGHEGGDVASAIAIETVADRILPYWDEAFPEQWRINEAIAAANTAIYQLNQDQGRRGNRRMGTTLVMLLLDGNQAAIAHVGDSRLYRLTVSGGLELLTRDHELGQQSIAQGVDPALAYQTPQAYQLTQALGPRESVRPDIRFLPVLENTLFLLASDGLTDRSLVELHWKTHLKPYLAVSSNLNFAPQELIDLANQENGRDNITAVLVRAELKSL